The region TACTTACTGTTTCCCTCATTATCTGCAAAAATCTGAATGGGATAAGTTGCTTCTTTATCATAAACAAAATCTTTCGATTTAATTTTTGTCGCTAAACCATTGCTATAAACTGCAAATTCAAACTTTGTTTTAACTCCATATTCCTCGAGCTCATTCTTCAATAACTTTTGCAGGACTTCATTTGACACCCTATCTTCAAGAGGAGTAGCAGAGGCAATATCCTTGTACGAAATCTCATACTGAACTTTATCTAAAACATCTAAATTCCCTGACTTTTCTATTGTAATATCAGGAAGTAAGCTTTGCTGGAGATTAGATTTATCAATCGTGTTGTTATTATAAATTTCGGTTACTCTTTTAGAACTAAAATTTTTAAACCTTTCGTTGTTAAATTTTTTATTAAACAATGAAGACGAAATATCATAATCCTCGGCTATAATACTGTTAGAATATACAATTGTTTTATTAGTTTTAGTATTCCTTTGAACATAATAAAACTCGAGTAAATCTTCCTTTTTAGGATCTTTTCCTGTACTGTCCTTAAGTTTATTGTACTTATCATAAAAACTATAAGCCTCTTTCTTTTGAAGCTTATCAGCTACATTTCCTATAACTTGTTTTACATGAAATTTAAATTGCTCATCATTATTTTTAAATGAGGAATTAAACCAATACACCTGAACAAGTATTATACCTATCAAAGATAGGCTCATCAATAAAACAAGTAATCTAAAAAAAAATTTATTCATCAGGACAAAATTAACATTTTAACAGTATGAATGATAATGTATTAACCAAAGATTAACATTTAAGACTCGTTTTGCCTAATCTTCAAAATTTTAAGAATTTTTTCTATTTCTATAAGACTTTTTTCAATACTTTCATTTTCAATAACAAAATCACTCTTAGAAATACGTTGTTCATCAGTCCATTGCGCTTCTATTCTTTTTAAAACTTGCTCACGCGAGGTGTTATCTCTTGCTATAACTCTTTGTATCCTTGTTTCTATGGGCGCCGTAACAGTAATTATTGTATCAAAATCCTTGTAACTCCCACTTTCGAATAAAATAGCCGCTTCATAAATTACCGCTGGAAACTCATTATGCTCTAAAATCCATTGCTTAAAATGCTTTTTTACCGCCGGATGAACAATAGCATTCAATTGTTTTAACTTATCTGGATCATTAAAAACAGCTTCGGCCAGTTTTCCTCTATTTAAAATATCATTTTCAAAAAGATCAGCTCCAAATGTTTCTTTGATTGCCTTAACAATTTCATCGGACTTCATCAGTTTCTTTGCCTCCTCATCTGCTATATAGATTGGAATGCCTAAGGATTTAAAATGATTCGCAATTGTAGTTTTACCACTTCCGATGCCACCTGTTAAGCCAATAATTTTAGTCATATTAAATTTTGAAAAATAATTCCGGAAAAGCGGTTTGAGGTTTTTGTTTCAAAATAATAATTTTAACAAATGACTCCATAAAACCGGTTCCATAACCATAAAATTGTTTCCAAACCGCAATCACAGACAGATAACCAATTTTAACACTCTTGTTCTGATAAGATGACACCAAAAACAATACCAAAAAATAGAATAAATACAATTTTAACAAGAAATCAATGGTAAAAATTAGTAATACTACTGCTAAAGCAAATCCTAAGATAAAAAATGAGGGAAAAAAGAAAGTTAACTTATTGTATTTAGGATACCAATTATTCAATATTGGTCTTGCTTTTCCAAATTTATTTACCTGAACAGAAAATTTATCCCAATCAATTCTTCTTTTATGGTATACAAACGCTTTTGAAAAAAGCTTCGTTTCAAAACCTAAGTTCCATAATCGAATTGATAAATCAGGATCTTCTCCAGGATGAATATTACCAAAACCGTTTGATGCTTCGAAAGCTTTTCTGGAAATCCCCATATTAAAACTTCTGGGTTGGAATTTATCAATTTTCTCCGAACCTCCACGAATTCCGCCCGTAGTAAGAAAAGAAGTCATTGCAAAATTGATTGCTTTTTGAATATCTGAAAAGCTATCCAAAGCCTTATC is a window of Flavobacterium acetivorans DNA encoding:
- the coaE gene encoding dephospho-CoA kinase (Dephospho-CoA kinase (CoaE) performs the final step in coenzyme A biosynthesis.): MTKIIGLTGGIGSGKTTIANHFKSLGIPIYIADEEAKKLMKSDEIVKAIKETFGADLFENDILNRGKLAEAVFNDPDKLKQLNAIVHPAVKKHFKQWILEHNEFPAVIYEAAILFESGSYKDFDTIITVTAPIETRIQRVIARDNTSREQVLKRIEAQWTDEQRISKSDFVIENESIEKSLIEIEKILKILKIRQNES
- a CDS encoding glycosyltransferase, producing MFFSLIIPVYNRPDEVDELLESLSKSDYKENFEIVIVEDGSSVRCEDEVRKYESKLSISYYFKENSGPGDSRNFGMKKAKGDYFIIFDSDCIIPSQYLTEVDKALKENYVDCFGGPDKALDSFSDIQKAINFAMTSFLTTGGIRGGSEKIDKFQPRSFNMGISRKAFEASNGFGNIHPGEDPDLSIRLWNLGFETKLFSKAFVYHKRRIDWDKFSVQVNKFGKARPILNNWYPKYNKLTFFFPSFFILGFALAVVLLIFTIDFLLKLYLFYFLVLFLVSSYQNKSVKIGYLSVIAVWKQFYGYGTGFMESFVKIIILKQKPQTAFPELFFKI